The genomic DNA TTGCATACACAAGTTCGATTGTGATTACCATATACTAATTTAATTTATTTGTAAGTTTTAAAAACTCCTCTTTTGCCTCTTTCTTACCATATAAAATATGGTAAACGGCATCTATAATAGGCGTTTTTGCTCCATTTTCTTCTTTAATTTCATAAGCACTTTTGCTAGCATAATATCCTTCTGCAACCATACTCATTTCAAGCATTGCTGACTTAACGGTATATCCTTTACCTATCATGTTTCCAAACATTCTATTTCTACTAAAAATAGAATATCCTGTTACTAATAAATCACCTAAATAAGCTGAATTATTAATATTTCGCTTCATTTTATGAATTTTTTTAATGAAGCGCTTCATTTCTCTAATTCCATTGCTCATAAGTACCGCTTGAAAATTATCACCATATCCTAAACCATGAGCAATTCCTGCGGCTATAGCGTAAATATTTTTTAACATTGCAGCATACTCTGTACCTATAATGTCATCTGATATTTTTGTTTTTATATAGCGTCCTGAAATATATTTACTCAAATCTTCTGCTTTTCGTTCATCTTGACAAGCTAGTGTTAAATACGATAAACGTTCCATAGCAACCTCTTCTGCATGGCAAGGCCCAGTAATAACTCCTATATTTTTAAAAGGAACTTTATGAATTTCATGAAAATGCTCTCCAACAATAAGACCTGTTTCAGGAACGATTCCTTTAATAGCTGAAAAAATAATTTTATCCTTTAATGAAATGGTTAATTTTTCTAATTCTGCTTTTAAAAAAGCAGATGGA from Tenacibaculum maritimum NCIMB 2154 includes the following:
- a CDS encoding NAD(P)H-dependent glycerol-3-phosphate dehydrogenase, with amino-acid sequence MNNQVKIAVLGGGSWATAIVKMLSENIATVGWYMRSIYAIEHIKRNKHNPNYLSSAELHPEQLDLSDDINSIVENYEVLIFAIPSAFLKAELEKLTISLKDKIIFSAIKGIVPETGLIVGEHFHEIHKVPFKNIGVITGPCHAEEVAMERLSYLTLACQDERKAEDLSKYISGRYIKTKISDDIIGTEYAAMLKNIYAIAAGIAHGLGYGDNFQAVLMSNGIREMKRFIKKIHKMKRNINNSAYLGDLLVTGYSIFSRNRMFGNMIGKGYTVKSAMLEMSMVAEGYYASKSAYEIKEENGAKTPIIDAVYHILYGKKEAKEEFLKLTNKLN